The Mycobacteriales bacterium DNA segment GGTGAACCAGATCCTCGACTCCGGCGCCGCCGACATGGTCGGGATCGGACGGCCGTTCTACGCCGAACCCCACTTGGCCGCGCGGATCCTGGCGGGCGACCCGGGACCGAGCGCGTGCCGCAACTCGAACCGCTGCGTGCCCGCCCAGATGCTCGGCTTGCCGGGCGCCTGCTACAACCCTGAGGTCAACCGAGAGGTCAGGTCGGCGAGCGATTCGAGCTGTTCCACGTAGTGCTCGAGCGAGTGGTGCACCAGGCTGACCTTCGCGATCGTCGCCCCTGCCTCCGTGAGGCGGGTGAGCTCGTCGGCGGTCTCGCCAGCCGCGCCCAGGGGGTCGATCGGCTGCGCGGGCGGCAGGACGACCTCGAAGCCCGGCGGTAGGTCGAAGCGCTGGAGCCAGTCCTTCGCTTGCGCCGCGCTGACCGCGAACGGCGTCCAGCCGTCGGCGAGCTCGACCGCGCGGCGAAGCGAACGAAGCGAGCGGCCGCCGACCCAGATCGGCACCTTCGACTGGCTCGCGCACGGGTCGATCACGAACCCGTCGAACGAGTAGTGGGTGCCGTCGTAGGACGGCTGCCTCGACGACAGCGCGACCCGCAGCGCGCGAAGCGCGTCGTCGGCGATCTCGCCCCGACCCTCGAACGGCACCCCCAGCAGCTCGAACTCCTCGCGCAACGTCCCGACGCCGACCCCGAGGACGAGCCGCCCGCCGCTGACGGCGTCGAGGGTGCCGTACCGCTTCGCGATGGCGAGCGGGTGGTGGTAGCCGAGCACGAGGACGTTGGTGGCCAGACGGATCCGGCTGGTCCGCGCGGCGAGGTAGCCGAACGTCGCGAGCGGATCCCAGTACGTCGCACCCCGTCTCGGCGCCTCGGCCGCGGTCACGCCCACGTGCTCGCTGCAGGTGAGGTGGTGATAGCCGAGCGCGTCGGCGGCTTCCGCTATTCGCGCGACGTCCGCGATCGTCGCCGACTCCTCCCACCGGGCGTGGGCGCCGGGCATCATCGTCAGCACGGGGGTGACGATCGCGAGGCCGAGGGGGCGGCTCACGTCCACGCCTCCCAGCTGATCATCGTGCGCAGCGGGGCGGCGTACGCCGGGGTGACGTCGCCGCTGGCCCAGCGCAGCTCGAGGAGTGGCCGCAACGCTGCGGTGGTCTGCAGCGGGTCGTCGTCGAGATAGATCACCGTTACGAGCTGCGGATCGCCCTCGCAGGTCGCTGTCACCG contains these protein-coding regions:
- a CDS encoding TIGR03619 family F420-dependent LLM class oxidoreductase, which produces MMPGAHARWEESATIADVARIAEAADALGYHHLTCSEHVGVTAAEAPRRGATYWDPLATFGYLAARTSRIRLATNVLVLGYHHPLAIAKRYGTLDAVSGGRLVLGVGVGTLREEFELLGVPFEGRGEIADDALRALRVALSSRQPSYDGTHYSFDGFVIDPCASQSKVPIWVGGRSLRSLRRAVELADGWTPFAVSAAQAKDWLQRFDLPPGFEVVLPPAQPIDPLGAAGETADELTRLTEAGATIAKVSLVHHSLEHYVEQLESLADLTSRLTSGL